AACCATAaactaaattttatatttaattttccTATATTgtctttatatatatatatatatatatctaaatacataaaaaaaatttgttttttagtcATTATAACTAGGTTTTAATGCTGataattatgtttttatttttttgttgtttaAAACAGGTCTATGGTATTGTAAACATTATTTTTGCTTTGGGTAAGAAATTagtatttttgtaatttattgGTACTTATAGACGAATAATTTAGTAATAGTTCATATTATTGTTCTTTAAAGCATTCATATGTAATTAATAACCTCAAAATTGTTAGTTATAAAATCTAACCTCTAttataatgatttttatttatttatataaatatatgtttttactTACTGCTAAATTATAGCATTATTTCTGagttattttaatattcattatatatataactatgtttctttattttacataaagatatataaaatacagatttatttaagtaggtagtaaaataataagaaaaaataaaattttagataatttattatttttgaattttatgttgttttattatagttttttgttgtttttcTCATTCTCGTTCTGTCCAATTCGAATTTCGAAATCATgaatatgttttaaaaattggtatttatatatgtaaaGGGTGTAAAGTGGAAATGCtccaaaattaaattacatTTAATGTATATTATAATCGTGTACGTGATTTCTCGACCCAATCATTTTCCAaggataaaaaattttcgatataacatttattttttgatagtTTACgagattttaaaatgggtagttttttattttacgtTATTTTATGCTCGTAATACGTATATTAACATATTCTACATATAAACTTTCGGTTTTTTGTCTTCTAAGCCAGTAACTGCCTTTCTTAGCCACTTTTATACTCTGACAGTTTCCTAGTCAttgttttcattttatctAATATACAGGCTTATGTCTTCTTAATcacaatattaattttttgtaaaaaatgaagtgAGCTTTGAGCTAATTGATCTTCTTGTTATAATATCAAGTCTGCGTCTCATGTCATTATCCAAAGataattatttacaaatgtttttatagacTATGAATTTCaaaacatatattttttatataaaatagaatttGCTTTTTTTGATCAAAAATTGGTAGtgataaatacaaaatctCTTTTggcaatatttttattgtgtaCTAAAccataattaatattaaaattatatttttgcgGCATTTGATCATGTATAcggtttttaaaatgttttttctcGTTTTGTAGTGTATATACGGCAAACGAATATTAGAACTTTTTTAGTAATTCTTTAATCATGTGGTGAATGAAAGCAAAACGATAAAGATGTTTTTgctatataatttttacaaaaaaaaaacaaatacatTGAGAAcgttatatttataaaaacaatataaactatttttttaattacattCTTCcttaaaaaagatgattTCATTTTAGATCTCATGAATTGCTGAATTTATGTTTCTATCAGAATAATCGTTTTTctgtattataaaattattttttactaataaaaaaggagTTCATGTGGCCACGATTGCGTTACACAACCCTTTCCACATATGAATTGTCAAAAAGGGATGAGATATGATgacaaaatataatattgtgAATCATTGTATAAAGTAAGAGTGTGATATTACCGTAAatgtataatatattttttaagaaatatacaccttttaattttaaataatctaATTCCTATGATACGAAATTAACATATaatttgaaattaaaaaaaaataactgCATAATATTAAACACTAACAACAAAACAACATCAGAATCTTATTTCTCCACTGTAAAacatatcaaaaaaaatatacacctttgaaacaaaaataaaaattccaTTGCATATAACTACAATTTCTCAAGTTTTATATccgaaaataaattatttggaTTAACATGGCAATGTTGTTTAAATTCTTAgtttttcataatattataaatattttttacaatacgttttttttaagtgcTAAAGTTCATTATACCTGATTTACtttatctatttttatagtccTTTAGGGGTATAAACTTTTATTACGTGGTCtgacaaaaaaaagatttcccctatattttattataaaaataatattttacttgTCTATAATATGAATAGAAAtgttatgtttatttttttggtaGTAACTTTAAGTGTGTTCacgtatttttatttgcatTTTAGATCTCTAAAAGACCATGGTTTCTCAGCTCTATACAAAAAAGACAATATAACTATTATAAATGACACCTACATTGATAAACTTCATATTCCCAGCACCGTGGATGAACTATACTCTCGATGTCCGAGATTAAGTAAagaacaatataaaaatatattaattgcGCTGAGAATATATTCTAATTTTAGAACTAGTTGGCTAGATGATTATAAAGAATCTATAAACTTTAaagcaaataaaaaagcGATCGATGAATTTATGTCCTCATTAAAtgaatttgtatttttgaaGGAAAACGGAATAAAAGAATGTTGCGACGGATTGGAGAAAGAGCATCTATACATTTGTGGCCTATTAACTTCATTAGTTCCAAAAGACAAAACGtttgaaataaatacacctatagaaaaatatcttGAAGAACCTTTTGCATCTCTAAAAAAACAGGCTGAAGATATGTGGGATGAGAACATAAAGAATCaactttataaagaaatgatAAAGATAACACACAAGGGAAAAGATTTACTAATAACT
Above is a window of Vairimorpha necatrix chromosome 2, complete sequence DNA encoding:
- a CDS encoding putative SP-containing protein; this translates as MFIFLVVTLSVFTYFYLHFRSLKDHGFSALYKKDNITIINDTYIDKLHIPSTVDELYSRCPRLSKEQYKNILIALRIYSNFRTSWLDDYKESINFKANKKAIDEFMSSLNEFVFLKENGIKECCDGLEKEHLYICGLLTSLVPKDKTFEINTPIEKYLEEPFASLKKQAEDMWDENIKNQLYKEMIKITHKGKDLLITVDSYVWIRLFVYFDIITALELH